In Vigna radiata var. radiata cultivar VC1973A chromosome 3, Vradiata_ver6, whole genome shotgun sequence, the following proteins share a genomic window:
- the LOC106757696 gene encoding oligopeptide transporter 5, producing the protein MESGVSSKKTSPPSSQQFISVTTPLLDLEKETGESSIGVFHEREIEDAEKYELEVDDSPIEQVRLTVPITDDPTQPALTFRTWILGLASCVLLSFVNQFFGYRTNPLQISSVSAQIATLPLGKLMAATLPTKPIRVPFTKWSFSMNPGPFTLKEHVLITIFATSGSNGVDAISIITIVKAFYHRSIHPVAAYLLVMSTQMLGYGWAGIFRRFLVDSPFMWWPENLVQVSLFKAFHEKEKRPKGGYTRMQFFFLVFVASFAYYTLPGYLFQAISTISFVCLIWNDSITAQQIGSGMSGIGIGSFGLDWNTVAAFLGSPLAVPGFAIVNMLIGFMLDMYVLVPLAYWSNLYDAKKFPLISSHTFDSTGATYNVTRVLNPRTFDIDLDSYNNYSKIYLSITFAFEYGLSFAILTATISHVVLFHGEMILQTWRKTTRAPKEQLGDVHTRIMKRNYEQVPEWWFAIILSLMVVVALVACESFGKQLQLPWWGILLSLTIALVFTLPIGVIVATTNIKTGLNVISELIIGFIYPGKPLANVVFKIYGHDSMVQAVLFLSDFKLGHYMKIPPKSMFIVQLVGTVVASTVYFATSWWLLTSIENICDEALLPKGSPWTCPGDDVFYNASIIWGVVGPKRMFAKDGVYPGMNWFFLIGLLAPIPVWLLSRKFPNHKWIELINIPIIAAGASNIPPARSVNYITWGIVGIFFNFYVYRKFKAWWVRHTYILSAALDAGVAFMSVILYFTLQSNGIFGPAWWGLDADHCPLAKCPTAPGVYAEGCPLL; encoded by the exons ATGGAGAGTGGAGTCAGTAGTAAGAAAACATCACCTCCATCTTCGCAGCAATTCATTTCTGTTACCACCCCTCTGCTTGATTTGGAAAAG GAAACTGGGGAATCAAGCATAGGAGTGTTTCACGAGAGGGAGATAGAGGATGCTGAGAAATATGAATTGGAAGTTGATGACTCTCCCATTGAGCAAGTGAGGCTAACAGTTCCAATCACTGATGACCCTACTCAGCCGGCACTAACATTTAGGACATGGATTCTGGGGTTGGCATCATGTGTGCTTCTTTCCTTTGTGAACCAATTTTTTGGCTACAGAACCAACCCTTTACAAATCTCTTCAGTCTCAGCACAGATTGCTACACTCCCTCTTGGCAAACTGATGGCTGCAACTCTTCCGACTAAACCAATTCGTGTGCCATTCACGAAATGGTCATTTTCAATGAATCCGGGGCCATTCACTTTGAAGGAGCATGTGCTTATCACCATCTTTGCTACATCTGGATCTAATGGTGTTGATGCAATCAGCATCATCACAATTGTTAAGGCTTTCTATCACAGGAGCATCCATCCAGTAGCAGCTTATTTGTTAGTAATGTCAACCCAAATGCTTGGATATGGATGGGCTGGGATTTTTAGAAGATTCCTAGTGGACTCCCCTTTTATGTGGTGGCCTGAAAACCTTGTGCAGGTGTCTCTATTCAAGGCatttcatgaaaaagaaaaaaggccTAAAGGAGGATACACTAGGATGCAATTCTTTTTCCTAGTCTTTGTAGCTAGCTTTGCCTATTACACTCTTCCAGGGTACCTTTTCCAAGCAATATCAACCATCTCCTTTGTTTGCCTGATTTGGAATGATTCCATCACAGCCCAACAAATTGGTTCAGGCATGAGTGGAATCGGAATAGGCTCATTTGGCCTCGATTGGAACACTGTTGCAGCCTTCTTAGGTAGTCCTTTAGCTGTACCTGGCTTTGCCATCGTCAACATGTTAATAGGATTTATGCTGGATATGTATGTTCTGGTTCCCCTTGCCTATTGGAGCAATTTATATGATGCCAAAAAGTTCCCTCTCATTAGTTCTCACACGTTTGACTCAACTGGTGCTACATATAATGTTACTCGGGTTCTAAATCCCAGAACTTTTGACATTGATTTGGATAGTTATAACAATTACAGCAAGATCTATCTTAGTATAACATTTGCCTTTGAGTATGGATTAAGCTTTGCAATTTTGACTGCCACTATTTCCCACGTAGTCCTCTTTCATGGAGAAATGATTCTTCAGACGTGGAGGAAGACAACAAGAGCACCAAAAGAACAACTTGGAGATGTCCATACAAGAATTATGAAGAGAAACTATGAACAAGTCCCTGAATGGTGGTTTGCCATCATATTGAGCCTTATGGTTGTTGTGGCCTTGGTTGCTTGTGAGAGCTTTGGGAAGCAACTCCAACTGCCATGGTGGGGAATTTTACTTTCTCTAACAATTGCATTAGTGTTCACCTTGCCAATTGGGGTTATTGTAGCTacaacaaacataaaaacagGACTCAACGTGATTTCAGAGTTAATAATTGGATTCATTTACCCAGGAAAACCCCTTGCTAATGTAGTCTTCAAGATTTATGGACATGACAGCATGGTACAGGCAGTTTTGTTTCTTAGTGACTTCAAATTAGGCCACTACATGAAAATTCCTCCTAAATCTATGTTCATTGTTCAGCTTGTAGGCACAGTTGTTGCTTCAACTGTCTACTTTGCCACATCTTGGTGGCTTCTGACGTCTATTGAAAACATTTGTGATGAAGCATTGTTGCCAAAGGGTAGTCCATGGACATGCCCTGGTGACGATGTGTTCTATAATGCTTCAATCATATGGGGAGTTGTAGGACCAAAGAGAATGTTTGCCAAGGATGGTGTTTACCCGGGGATGAATTGGTTTTTCCTCATTGGTCTACTTGCTCCTATTCCAGTGTGGTTGCTTTCTCGTAAATTCCCCAACCACAAGTGGATTGAACTCATCAACATTCCCATTATCGCTGCAGGTGCATCCAACATTCCACCAGCCAGATCCGTGAATTATATTACATGGGGCATTGTTGGAATCTTCTTCAATTTCTatgtttatagaaaatttaaggCATGGTGGGTCCGGCATACTTACATCCTTTCAGCTGCTTTAGATGCTGGAGTTGCTTTTATGAGTGTGATCCTTTATTTCACCCTTCAATCTAATGGTATTTTTGGTCCAGCCTGGTGGGGTCTTGATGCAGATCACTGCCCTTTGGCCAAATGCCCCACAGCTCCAGGTGTATATGCCGAGGGATGCCctcttctttga
- the LOC106757697 gene encoding DNA-binding protein SMUBP-2 isoform X1, whose protein sequence is MATAGSKKPLSLQQFISVTAPLLDLEKEAEISSSIATGASRNLDTAQKRGSTILNLKCIDVQTGLMGKSLIEFQSTKGDVLPAHKFGTHDVVVLKLNKADLGSPALGQGVVYRLKDSSITVAFDDIPEDGLNSPLRLEKVANEVTYRRMKDALIQLSKGVHRGPASDLIPVLFGERQPAVSKKDISFTPYNRNLDQSQKEAVLKALSSKNVFLLHGPPGTGKTTTVVEIILQEVKRGSKILACAASNIAVDNIVERLVPHRVKLVRLGHPARLLPQVLDSALDAQVLRGDNSGLANDIRKEMKALNGKLLKTKDRNTRKDIQRELRTLSKEERKRQQLAVTDVLKSADVILTTLIGAFSKKLDSTSFDLVIIDEAAQALEIACWIPLLKGSRCILAGDHLQLPPTIQSVEAEKKGLGRTLFERLAETYGDEITSMLTVQYRMHELIMDWSSKELYNSKIKAHASVSAHMLYDLDGVKRTSSTEPTLLLVDTAGCDMEEKKDEEDSTFNEGEAEVTVAHAKRLVQSGVLPSDIGIITPYAAQVVLLKILKNKEDRLKDVEISTVDGFQGREKEAIIISMVRSNSKKEYIFQVGFLSDRRRMNVAVTRSRRQCCLVCDTETVSGDGFLKRLIEYFEEHGEYLSASEYQNE, encoded by the exons ATGGCAACTGCGGGAAGTAAGAAGCCTTTATCATTGCAGCAATTCATCTCTGTTACCGCTCCTCTTCTTGATTTGGAAAAG GAAGCTGAGATTTCAAGCTCAATTGCTACCGGCGCCTCCAGGAATTTGGACACCGCTCAAAAGAGGGGTTCCACAATCCTTAACTTGAAGTGCATCGATGTCCAG ACAGGGCTTATGGGGAAGTCTCTGATCGAGTTCCAGTCTACAAAAGGAGATGTTCTTCCTGCACATAAG TTTGGTACTCATGATGTTGTTGTTTTAAAACTCAACAAGGCTGACTTAGGTTCTCCTGCTCTTGGACAAGGTGTTGTTTATAGATTAAAG GACTCGTCAATAACGGTTGCTTTTGATGATATACCGGAAGACGGTTTGAACAGTCCCCTAAGGCTGGAAAAAGTAGCAAATGAG GTGACATATCGCAGGATGAAAGACGCATTGATACAGTTGAGTAAAGGAGTGCACAGGGGTCCTGCCTCTGATCTGATTCCTGTCTTGTTTGGGGAGAGGCAACCTGCAGTGTCCAAGAAGGATATATCCTTTACTCCCTATAATAGAAATCTTGATCAGTCTCAG aaagaagCAGTTTTGAAAGCTCTGTCGTCAAAGAATGTGTTCTTGTTGCATGGACCACCTGGAACGGGAAAAACTACAACAGTTGTAGAAATTATATTACAAGAAGTAAAACGTGGATCTAAGATTCTTGCTTGTGCAGCCTCAAATATTGCTGTTGACAACATTGTAGAGCGGCTCGTTCCACATAG AGTTAAGCTGGTGAGACTGGGTCATCCTGCACGCTTATTGCCTCAAGTACTGGACAGTGCGCTGGATGCTCAG GTACTACGAGGAGATAATAGTGGTCTTGCAAATGACATTCGGAAAGAAATGAAG GCATTGAATGGAAAACTTCTGAAAACCAAAGACAGAAATACAAGAAAGGACATACAGAGGGAACTTAGGACTCTATCCAAAGAAGAACGTAAAAGGCAGCAGCTCGCAGTAACAGATGTACTTAAAAGTGCAGATGTAATATTAACTACTTTGATTGGGGCTTTCTCCAAGAAACTAGACAGCACTTCATTTGATTTGGTGATTATTGATGAAGCTGCTCAAGCACTTGAGATAGCATGCTGGATACCTCTGCTGAAG GGTTCAAGATGTATACTTGCAGGGGACCACCTTCAACTTCCTCCAACCATTCAAAGTGTTGAAGCTGAGAAGAAAGGCTTAGGAAGAACTCTCTTTGAACGACTTGCAGAAACGTATGGAGATGAAATCACATCAATGCTTACTGTGCAGTACCGTATGCATGAACTTATCATGGATTGGTCTTCTAAAGAGCTTTACAACAGTAAG ATCAAGGCTCATGCAAGTGTTAGTGCACATATGTTATATGATCTTGACGGTGTGAAGCGGACATCTTCAACTGAACCGACACTTCTTCTTGTAGACACAGCTGG ATGTgatatggaagaaaagaaagatgaagaagatagCACCTTTAATGAAGGTGAAGCTGAAGTTACTGTGGCTCATGCGAAGAGACTAGTGCAAAGTGGGGTGCTTCCTTCTGATATAGGAATTATTACCCCATATGCTGCCCAG GTTGTTTTGCTCAAGATATTGAAAAACAAGGAGGACCGGTTGAAGGATGTTGAAATCTCAACAGTTGATGGTTTCCAAGGAAGGGAGAAGGAAGCCATTATTATATCAATGGTTCGatcaaattcaaaaaaagaG TATATCTTTCAGGTCGGCTTTCTAAGTGATCGCCGGCGAATGAATGTAGCCGTGACGCGGTCTAGAAGGCAGTGCTGTCTTGTCTGTGACACAGAGACAGTCAGTGGTGATGGATTTCTAAAGCGATTGATTGAGTATTTTGAGGAGCATGGTGAATATCTGAGTGCATCTGAGTACCAGAATGAGTAG
- the LOC106757697 gene encoding DNA-binding protein SMUBP-2 isoform X2 — translation MATAGSKKPLSLQQFISVTAPLLDLEKEAEISSSIATGASRNLDTAQKRGSTILNLKCIDVQTGLMGKSLIEFQSTKGDVLPAHKFGTHDVVVLKLNKADLGSPALGQGVVYRLKDSSITVAFDDIPEDGLNSPLRLEKVANEVTYRRMKDALIQLSKGVHRGPASDLIPVLFGERQPAVSKKDISFTPYNRNLDQSQKEAVLKALSSKNVFLLHGPPGTGKTTTVVEIILQEVKRGSKILACAASNIAVDNIVERLVPHRVKLVRLGHPARLLPQVLDSALDAQVLRGDNSGLANDIRKEMKALNGKLLKTKDRNTRKDIQRELRTLSKEERKRQQLAVTDVLKSADVILTTLIGAFSKKLDSTSFDLVIIDEAAQALEIACWIPLLKGSRCILAGDHLQLPPTIQSVEAEKKGLGRTLFERLAETYGDEITSMLTVQYRMHELIMDWSSKELYNSKIKAHASVSAHMLYDLDGVKRTSSTEPTLLLVDTAGCDMEEKKDEEDSTFNEGEAEVTVAHAKRLVQSGVLPSDIGIITPYAAQVVLLKILKNKEDRLKDVEISTVDGFQGREKEAIIISMVRSNSKKEVGFLSDRRRMNVAVTRSRRQCCLVCDTETVSGDGFLKRLIEYFEEHGEYLSASEYQNE, via the exons ATGGCAACTGCGGGAAGTAAGAAGCCTTTATCATTGCAGCAATTCATCTCTGTTACCGCTCCTCTTCTTGATTTGGAAAAG GAAGCTGAGATTTCAAGCTCAATTGCTACCGGCGCCTCCAGGAATTTGGACACCGCTCAAAAGAGGGGTTCCACAATCCTTAACTTGAAGTGCATCGATGTCCAG ACAGGGCTTATGGGGAAGTCTCTGATCGAGTTCCAGTCTACAAAAGGAGATGTTCTTCCTGCACATAAG TTTGGTACTCATGATGTTGTTGTTTTAAAACTCAACAAGGCTGACTTAGGTTCTCCTGCTCTTGGACAAGGTGTTGTTTATAGATTAAAG GACTCGTCAATAACGGTTGCTTTTGATGATATACCGGAAGACGGTTTGAACAGTCCCCTAAGGCTGGAAAAAGTAGCAAATGAG GTGACATATCGCAGGATGAAAGACGCATTGATACAGTTGAGTAAAGGAGTGCACAGGGGTCCTGCCTCTGATCTGATTCCTGTCTTGTTTGGGGAGAGGCAACCTGCAGTGTCCAAGAAGGATATATCCTTTACTCCCTATAATAGAAATCTTGATCAGTCTCAG aaagaagCAGTTTTGAAAGCTCTGTCGTCAAAGAATGTGTTCTTGTTGCATGGACCACCTGGAACGGGAAAAACTACAACAGTTGTAGAAATTATATTACAAGAAGTAAAACGTGGATCTAAGATTCTTGCTTGTGCAGCCTCAAATATTGCTGTTGACAACATTGTAGAGCGGCTCGTTCCACATAG AGTTAAGCTGGTGAGACTGGGTCATCCTGCACGCTTATTGCCTCAAGTACTGGACAGTGCGCTGGATGCTCAG GTACTACGAGGAGATAATAGTGGTCTTGCAAATGACATTCGGAAAGAAATGAAG GCATTGAATGGAAAACTTCTGAAAACCAAAGACAGAAATACAAGAAAGGACATACAGAGGGAACTTAGGACTCTATCCAAAGAAGAACGTAAAAGGCAGCAGCTCGCAGTAACAGATGTACTTAAAAGTGCAGATGTAATATTAACTACTTTGATTGGGGCTTTCTCCAAGAAACTAGACAGCACTTCATTTGATTTGGTGATTATTGATGAAGCTGCTCAAGCACTTGAGATAGCATGCTGGATACCTCTGCTGAAG GGTTCAAGATGTATACTTGCAGGGGACCACCTTCAACTTCCTCCAACCATTCAAAGTGTTGAAGCTGAGAAGAAAGGCTTAGGAAGAACTCTCTTTGAACGACTTGCAGAAACGTATGGAGATGAAATCACATCAATGCTTACTGTGCAGTACCGTATGCATGAACTTATCATGGATTGGTCTTCTAAAGAGCTTTACAACAGTAAG ATCAAGGCTCATGCAAGTGTTAGTGCACATATGTTATATGATCTTGACGGTGTGAAGCGGACATCTTCAACTGAACCGACACTTCTTCTTGTAGACACAGCTGG ATGTgatatggaagaaaagaaagatgaagaagatagCACCTTTAATGAAGGTGAAGCTGAAGTTACTGTGGCTCATGCGAAGAGACTAGTGCAAAGTGGGGTGCTTCCTTCTGATATAGGAATTATTACCCCATATGCTGCCCAG GTTGTTTTGCTCAAGATATTGAAAAACAAGGAGGACCGGTTGAAGGATGTTGAAATCTCAACAGTTGATGGTTTCCAAGGAAGGGAGAAGGAAGCCATTATTATATCAATGGTTCGatcaaattcaaaaaaagaG GTCGGCTTTCTAAGTGATCGCCGGCGAATGAATGTAGCCGTGACGCGGTCTAGAAGGCAGTGCTGTCTTGTCTGTGACACAGAGACAGTCAGTGGTGATGGATTTCTAAAGCGATTGATTGAGTATTTTGAGGAGCATGGTGAATATCTGAGTGCATCTGAGTACCAGAATGAGTAG